In a genomic window of Halobiforma lacisalsi AJ5:
- the ligA gene encoding ATP-dependent DNA ligase LigA, translated as MEFATFADRAAAIEAEPADLEIVAHVRDLLEDAGDAENGADDRIATVEIVARFVQGRVFPAWDSTTLDIGPSACYEAIARAAGQNVDADDVEERLADVGEIGDVAASYDFGGQRGLDAFAAGDGGSGDDDLTVREVHDELVDLAAAEGEGSEDRKVDILFGLFNRCSSDEARYLARLVLSEMRIGVGEGTVRDAVAAAFEVPEERVERALQVSNDYGEVARVARDEGLEGLDAMELAVGRPVQAMLAQAGTVTDALEEWEEAAVEWKYDGARIQLHHDPDGLESAAGEDDDATTRLFSRNMEDVTGALPEIVEFAEGTLEGPAILDGEVVAVDDAGNPLRFQEVLKRFRRKHDVAKAREDVAVRPVFFDCLHADGDDLLEEPLTARHDRLEGVLRDDPQQDPDDVDGLSLLWLADDPDEIESIDAEALEAGHEGIMLKNPDSAYSPGRRGKNWRKRKPDVETLDCVVTGAEWGEGRRATFLGTFELSVRDEATGDLETVGKVATGITDEKLADLTELLEPHIAAEEGQVVDLEPAVVFEVGYEEIQTSPTYSSGYALRFPRFQAVRDDKSPEDADTLERVERLRS; from the coding sequence ATGGAGTTCGCCACGTTCGCCGACCGAGCCGCCGCGATCGAAGCCGAACCCGCGGATCTAGAGATCGTCGCTCACGTGCGGGACCTCCTCGAGGACGCAGGAGACGCCGAGAACGGAGCCGACGACCGAATCGCGACCGTCGAGATCGTCGCCCGCTTCGTCCAGGGACGGGTGTTCCCGGCGTGGGACTCGACCACCCTCGATATCGGACCCAGCGCCTGCTACGAGGCGATCGCCCGCGCCGCCGGGCAGAACGTCGACGCCGACGACGTCGAGGAGCGCCTCGCCGACGTGGGCGAGATCGGCGACGTGGCCGCGAGCTACGACTTCGGCGGCCAGCGCGGACTGGACGCCTTCGCCGCCGGCGACGGGGGCAGCGGCGACGACGACCTCACCGTGCGCGAGGTCCACGACGAACTCGTCGACCTCGCCGCCGCCGAGGGCGAGGGCAGCGAGGACCGCAAGGTCGACATCCTCTTCGGGCTGTTCAACCGCTGCTCGAGCGACGAGGCCCGGTATCTCGCCCGCCTCGTCCTCTCGGAGATGCGGATCGGCGTCGGCGAGGGCACCGTCCGCGACGCCGTCGCCGCGGCCTTCGAGGTCCCCGAGGAGCGCGTCGAGCGGGCCCTGCAAGTCTCGAACGACTACGGCGAGGTCGCCCGCGTCGCCCGCGACGAAGGGCTCGAGGGGCTGGACGCGATGGAACTGGCCGTCGGCCGGCCCGTGCAGGCGATGCTCGCCCAGGCCGGGACCGTGACCGACGCCCTGGAGGAGTGGGAGGAAGCCGCCGTCGAGTGGAAGTACGACGGCGCGCGGATCCAGTTGCACCACGACCCGGACGGCCTCGAGTCGGCCGCCGGTGAGGACGACGACGCGACGACCCGCCTCTTCTCCCGGAACATGGAGGACGTCACCGGCGCGCTCCCCGAGATCGTCGAGTTCGCCGAGGGGACGCTCGAGGGACCGGCCATCCTGGACGGCGAGGTCGTCGCAGTCGACGACGCGGGCAACCCCCTCCGGTTCCAGGAGGTCCTCAAGCGGTTCCGCCGGAAACACGACGTCGCGAAGGCCCGCGAGGACGTCGCCGTCCGACCGGTGTTCTTCGACTGTCTGCACGCCGACGGCGACGACCTGCTCGAGGAGCCCCTGACCGCGAGACACGACCGACTCGAGGGGGTGCTGCGCGACGATCCGCAGCAGGACCCCGACGACGTCGACGGCCTCTCCCTGCTGTGGCTCGCCGACGACCCCGACGAGATCGAGTCGATCGACGCCGAGGCGCTCGAGGCCGGCCACGAGGGGATCATGCTCAAGAACCCCGACTCCGCGTACTCGCCCGGCCGACGCGGGAAGAACTGGCGCAAGCGCAAGCCCGACGTGGAGACGCTCGACTGCGTGGTGACGGGTGCGGAGTGGGGCGAAGGACGACGGGCGACTTTCCTCGGCACCTTCGAACTCTCCGTGCGCGACGAGGCGACGGGCGACCTGGAAACCGTCGGCAAGGTCGCGACCGGGATCACCGACGAGAAACTGGCCGACCTGACGGAGTTACTCGAGCCACACATCGCCGCGGAGGAGGGCCAGGTGGTCGACCTCGAGCCCGCCGTCGTCTTCGAGGTCGGCTACGAAGAGATCCAGACCTCGCCGACGTATTCGTCGGGCTACGCGCTGCGGTTCCCGCGGTTCCAGGCAGTACGAGACGACAAATCACCCGAGGACGCGGACACGCTCGAGCGCGTCGAGCGGTTGCGGTCGTAG
- a CDS encoding arsenic resistance protein codes for MTRISKRWIQHNQVGIYAIAVLLAIGVGLGRPGVGSTIERFINPVLAVLLYVTFLEIPFVRIRRAFRNGRFMLAALGMNFLIVPVVVFGLSRFLPREPVILVGAFMVLLTPCIDYVITFTELADGDAEQITAATPALMIVQLLLLPIYLWLFMGAQVAEFIEAGPFVEAFVVIIALPLVFAWLTELWAERSTTGSRWQGTMGWLPVPMMGTTLFVVIASQLPRVRDSIEQIAAVVPVYVTFLIVMPLLGRLAAGLLRMDVGESRALVFTSVTRNSLVVLPLALALPPEYALAPAVVVTQTLVELTGMVVLTRVVPGWLVPDSPDPLPFPGVARGD; via the coding sequence ATGACTCGGATTTCGAAACGGTGGATCCAGCACAACCAGGTCGGTATCTACGCTATCGCCGTTCTCCTCGCGATCGGCGTGGGACTGGGCCGACCGGGTGTGGGTTCGACCATCGAACGGTTCATCAACCCCGTGCTCGCGGTCCTGCTGTACGTGACCTTCCTCGAGATCCCGTTCGTCCGGATCCGGCGGGCGTTCCGGAACGGGCGGTTCATGCTGGCCGCACTGGGGATGAACTTCCTGATCGTTCCCGTCGTCGTCTTCGGTCTCAGCCGATTCTTGCCCCGGGAGCCGGTCATCCTCGTGGGGGCGTTCATGGTACTGTTGACGCCCTGTATCGACTACGTCATCACGTTCACGGAGCTCGCGGACGGGGACGCCGAACAGATCACCGCGGCGACACCGGCGCTGATGATCGTCCAGTTGCTGTTGTTGCCGATCTATCTCTGGCTGTTCATGGGGGCACAGGTCGCCGAATTTATCGAGGCCGGGCCGTTCGTCGAGGCGTTCGTCGTCATCATCGCGCTCCCGCTGGTGTTCGCGTGGCTCACGGAGCTCTGGGCGGAGCGGTCCACGACGGGTTCTCGGTGGCAGGGTACGATGGGGTGGCTGCCGGTTCCGATGATGGGGACCACCCTGTTCGTGGTGATCGCGTCACAGCTCCCTCGCGTCCGGGACTCGATCGAGCAGATCGCTGCAGTGGTCCCGGTGTACGTCACGTTCCTGATCGTCATGCCGCTGCTCGGACGGCTCGCGGCGGGACTGCTCCGGATGGACGTCGGCGAGAGTCGCGCGCTCGTGTTTACGTCCGTGACGCGGAATTCGCTCGTCGTCCTTCCACTGGCGCTCGCACTGCCGCCGGAATACGCCCTCGCGCCGGCGGTGGTCGTGACCCAGACGCTCGTCGAACTGACGGGGATGGTCGTTCTCACCCGAGTCGTCCCCGGGTGGCTCGTGCCCGACTCGCCGGACCCGCTTCCCTTCCCGGGCGTCGCCCGGGGTGATTGA
- a CDS encoding adenylate kinase family protein translates to MRVAVTGTPGTGKTTAADLLEGRLAEDDSLPDLEVVHLNRVLEREGLYTEVDAERESKVADLDALAEWLEGREGVVESHLAHHFEADRVAVLRCEPERLEERLLERGETEAKAAENAESEALDVVLSEAVEEHGLESVYEIDTTDRDPDGVADALEAVVTGDREPSAGEVDFMGYLT, encoded by the coding sequence GTGAGAGTCGCCGTCACCGGCACCCCCGGCACTGGGAAGACAACCGCGGCCGACCTGCTCGAGGGGCGACTCGCCGAAGACGACTCCCTGCCGGACCTCGAGGTGGTCCACCTCAACCGCGTCCTCGAGCGCGAGGGGCTGTACACCGAGGTCGACGCCGAACGCGAGAGCAAGGTCGCGGACCTCGACGCGCTCGCGGAGTGGCTCGAGGGTCGGGAAGGGGTCGTCGAATCCCACCTCGCCCACCACTTCGAGGCGGACCGCGTGGCGGTCCTCCGGTGTGAACCCGAGCGACTCGAGGAGCGACTACTCGAGCGCGGCGAGACCGAGGCGAAAGCCGCGGAGAACGCCGAGAGCGAAGCCTTAGACGTCGTCCTCTCGGAAGCGGTCGAGGAGCACGGCCTCGAGTCGGTCTACGAGATCGACACGACCGACCGTGATCCCGACGGGGTTGCCGATGCGCTCGAGGCGGTCGTCACCGGGGATCGGGAACCGAGTGCCGGCGAGGTCGACTTCATGGGGTATCTCACATGA
- the cofD gene encoding 2-phospho-L-lactate transferase yields MVTFLSGGTGTPKLLDGAGAVFSPEETTIVANTGDDIELGGLFVSPDVDTLLFQGGGVLDRDTWWGIDGDTHRTNAALMDLADAADLPEGPQYLPEDRQTAGRRLANWRRFSGIAEFMTIGDRDRAVHITRTSLLDQGDTLSEATETLADAFGLSVDLLPMSDDPVASLVHTEDGMMHFQEYWVGHRGDPTVETVEFRGSSKAEPAPGVLEALEDTVVIGPSNPVTSIGPMLALPGFADALAKTTVVAVSPFLGDEAFSGPAEDLMAAVNAEPGTEGLTTAYPFADAFVVDEGDDATFDQPTVRTDIRIDGPKDAKRVARAIDDAIGRVGRD; encoded by the coding sequence ATGGTTACTTTCCTCTCCGGAGGCACCGGAACCCCGAAGCTTTTAGACGGTGCCGGCGCGGTGTTTTCGCCGGAGGAGACGACGATCGTCGCCAATACGGGCGACGACATCGAACTCGGCGGTCTCTTCGTCTCGCCGGACGTCGACACGTTACTGTTTCAGGGCGGCGGAGTTCTCGATCGGGACACGTGGTGGGGAATCGACGGTGACACGCACCGGACCAACGCGGCGCTGATGGACCTCGCGGACGCCGCGGACCTCCCCGAGGGACCGCAGTATCTCCCCGAGGACAGACAGACCGCGGGTCGGCGACTCGCGAACTGGCGTCGCTTCTCCGGAATCGCCGAGTTCATGACTATCGGCGACCGCGATCGGGCCGTCCACATCACGCGGACCAGCCTCCTGGATCAGGGGGACACGCTGAGCGAGGCGACCGAGACGCTGGCCGACGCCTTCGGCCTCTCGGTCGACCTCCTGCCGATGAGCGACGATCCGGTCGCCAGCCTCGTCCACACCGAAGACGGGATGATGCACTTCCAGGAGTACTGGGTCGGCCACCGTGGCGACCCGACGGTCGAGACCGTCGAGTTCCGCGGCTCCTCGAAGGCCGAACCCGCGCCGGGCGTCCTCGAGGCGCTCGAGGACACGGTCGTCATCGGCCCGTCGAACCCCGTCACCAGCATCGGGCCGATGCTCGCCCTGCCCGGCTTCGCGGACGCCCTGGCGAAGACGACCGTCGTCGCCGTCTCGCCGTTCCTCGGGGACGAGGCGTTCTCCGGGCCGGCCGAGGACCTGATGGCGGCGGTCAACGCCGAGCCGGGCACGGAAGGACTGACGACGGCCTACCCCTTCGCCGACGCGTTCGTGGTCGACGAGGGCGACGACGCGACCTTCGACCAGCCGACGGTCAGGACCGACATCCGGATCGACGGCCCGAAGGACGCCAAGCGAGTAGCCCGGGCGATCGACGACGCGATCGGCCGTGTCGGCCGGGACTGA
- a CDS encoding Ntn hydrolase family protein: protein MDPTEFRTADGRPDERLATDGAGSGSGDEGGGTLVALASRDGVLVAADTRVSDGTVVTGERARKLEKVHPTAAMGSADGPGSVRSIVQVVRSAADHYENERGRPMTMPALGNAASAEIRSESDAGAFVLGGVDDDGPQVFHLHPDGGVFEEDHVAIGSGREAAAGVLEAEATDSLAIADARRVAARALESSAERDARTGFGVHVAEITASGVDLEELDSTDELR, encoded by the coding sequence ATGGACCCGACCGAATTTCGGACGGCCGACGGACGACCCGACGAACGGCTGGCGACCGACGGTGCCGGCTCCGGTTCCGGGGACGAGGGAGGCGGGACGCTCGTCGCCCTCGCCTCCCGGGACGGCGTCCTCGTGGCGGCCGACACGCGCGTGAGCGACGGCACCGTCGTCACCGGCGAGCGCGCCCGAAAACTCGAGAAGGTTCACCCAACCGCCGCGATGGGATCGGCCGACGGCCCCGGGAGCGTGCGATCGATCGTTCAGGTCGTCCGTTCCGCTGCCGACCACTACGAGAACGAGCGAGGCCGCCCGATGACGATGCCGGCACTCGGGAACGCCGCGTCCGCGGAGATCCGGTCCGAGTCGGACGCCGGTGCGTTCGTCCTCGGCGGCGTCGACGACGACGGGCCGCAGGTCTTCCACCTGCACCCCGACGGCGGCGTCTTCGAGGAGGATCACGTTGCGATCGGGAGCGGCCGCGAGGCCGCCGCGGGCGTTCTCGAGGCCGAGGCGACGGACTCGCTCGCGATAGCCGACGCGAGACGGGTCGCCGCTCGAGCCCTCGAGAGCAGTGCCGAACGCGACGCTCGAACCGGTTTCGGCGTGCACGTCGCCGAGATCACGGCGAGCGGGGTCGACCTCGAGGAACTGGATTCGACCGACGAACTCCGATAG
- a CDS encoding cold-shock protein: MANGNVDFFNDTGGYGFISTDDADDDVFFHMEDVGGPDLEEGQDVEFDIEQAPKGPRATNLVRN; the protein is encoded by the coding sequence ATGGCAAACGGTAACGTTGATTTCTTCAACGACACTGGCGGCTACGGTTTCATTTCGACGGACGACGCGGACGACGACGTATTCTTCCACATGGAAGACGTTGGCGGCCCGGACCTCGAGGAAGGACAGGACGTCGAATTCGACATTGAACAGGCCCCCAAGGGCCCCCGCGCGACGAACCTCGTCCGCAACTAA
- a CDS encoding tRNA-dihydrouridine synthase, with protein MFEPRLALASLSGAADADWARNGADYAGAAFLGGIAIDPESRAAARTLVQRDREEFLPEDPLAFVDRELAALEDVPLRPAFNVRSATVDPVADAARICREHDAFLEINAHCRQEELCAVGCGETLLRDADRLAEYVRTAADAGATVGVKVRAEVPGVDLPAVARAIDDAGASFVHVDAMDSEPVIADVSDAADLFVIANNEVRDDASVREYVEYGADAVSVGRPSDNPVVLERVHDAVRRRLAVGTP; from the coding sequence ATGTTCGAACCACGCCTGGCGCTCGCGAGCCTGAGCGGGGCCGCGGACGCCGACTGGGCCCGGAACGGGGCCGACTACGCCGGCGCTGCATTCCTCGGCGGCATCGCGATCGATCCGGAGTCGCGGGCCGCGGCGCGAACGCTCGTCCAGCGGGACCGCGAGGAGTTCCTCCCCGAGGACCCCCTCGCGTTCGTCGACCGGGAACTCGCAGCCCTCGAGGACGTGCCCCTCCGGCCCGCGTTCAACGTCCGCAGCGCGACCGTCGACCCGGTCGCCGACGCCGCGCGGATCTGTCGGGAGCACGACGCCTTCCTCGAGATCAACGCTCACTGTCGCCAGGAGGAACTGTGTGCGGTCGGTTGCGGGGAAACGTTGCTGCGGGACGCCGATCGGCTCGCCGAGTACGTCCGGACGGCCGCCGACGCCGGCGCGACCGTCGGCGTGAAGGTCCGGGCGGAGGTGCCGGGCGTCGACCTGCCCGCTGTCGCTCGAGCGATCGACGACGCCGGCGCGTCGTTCGTCCACGTCGATGCGATGGACTCCGAACCCGTCATCGCCGACGTCTCCGACGCCGCGGACCTGTTCGTGATCGCCAACAACGAGGTCCGCGACGACGCGTCGGTCCGGGAGTACGTCGAGTACGGGGCCGACGCCGTCAGCGTCGGTCGACCGAGCGACAATCCGGTCGTGCTCGAGCGGGTCCACGACGCGGTTCGGCGACGACTCGCGGTCGGAACGCCGTAA
- a CDS encoding DHH family phosphoesterase: protein MTRASAGEPGTDDGDSVVYDLDSDCTAEDVEKDQSYLAEINGIVDYGVFVDLSESVSGLVHESVLEGTFAVGDELVVELESIRDNGDMAFEPVDTEVDVDDLTLRNVSHDYALTGTDRLEANVGDQIHLEGEVVQVKQTAGPTIFHIADEYGVVPCAAFEEAGVRAYPSVEVGDVVRVTGTPEHREGSVQIEVDGLSKLDGDDAEAARERIETALESRSEPHDVEPLIDWPAFEKLRPNLREVAKRLRRAVLEGRPVRVRHHADGDGMCAAVPVQVALEKFIADVHEDDDAPRHLIKRLPAKAPFYEMEDATRDLNFALEDREKHGQQLPLLLMLDNGSTAEDVPAYETLAHYDIPIIAVDHHHPDPDAVGDLLDAHVNPYLHDEDYRITTGMLCVELARMIYPDLTEELRHVPAVAGISDRSKADAMDDYLALAAEEGYDEERLQDVSEALDYAAFWLRYNSGDQLIQDLLQIDSDDEDRHRKLVDFFAERAREEVDEQLAAATPHLEHEELDNGAHLYRIDVENHAHRFTYPAPGKTTGEIHDRKIEETGDPVITVGYGPDFAVLRSDGVRLDIPQMVSELEAEVPGGGVSGGGHLVVGSIKFVKGKREEVIEALVDKMEDAEIDEELSSAAPIDDD, encoded by the coding sequence ATGACACGAGCCTCTGCCGGGGAACCCGGCACGGATGACGGGGATTCCGTCGTCTACGATCTCGACTCGGATTGTACCGCAGAAGACGTCGAAAAAGACCAGTCATATCTCGCGGAAATCAACGGCATCGTCGACTACGGCGTCTTCGTCGATCTCTCCGAATCGGTCTCCGGTCTCGTTCACGAATCCGTCCTCGAGGGCACCTTCGCCGTCGGCGACGAACTCGTCGTCGAACTCGAGAGCATCCGCGACAACGGCGACATGGCCTTCGAGCCGGTCGACACCGAGGTCGACGTCGACGACCTCACCCTCCGGAACGTCTCTCACGACTACGCGCTGACCGGCACCGACCGCCTCGAGGCCAACGTCGGCGACCAGATCCACCTCGAGGGCGAGGTCGTCCAGGTCAAACAGACCGCCGGGCCGACGATCTTCCACATCGCCGACGAGTACGGCGTCGTTCCCTGTGCTGCCTTCGAGGAGGCCGGCGTCCGCGCCTACCCCTCGGTCGAGGTCGGCGACGTCGTCCGCGTCACCGGTACCCCCGAACACCGCGAGGGATCGGTCCAGATCGAAGTCGACGGGCTCTCGAAACTCGATGGCGACGACGCCGAGGCCGCCCGCGAACGGATCGAAACCGCCCTCGAGTCCCGCTCCGAGCCCCACGACGTCGAGCCGCTGATCGACTGGCCCGCCTTCGAAAAGCTCCGACCGAACCTCCGCGAGGTCGCGAAGCGACTCCGCCGGGCGGTCCTCGAGGGCCGGCCCGTCCGCGTGCGTCACCACGCCGACGGCGACGGGATGTGTGCCGCGGTCCCGGTCCAGGTCGCCCTTGAGAAGTTCATCGCCGACGTCCACGAGGATGACGACGCGCCGCGACACCTCATCAAGCGCCTGCCCGCGAAGGCCCCGTTCTACGAGATGGAGGACGCGACGCGTGACCTGAACTTCGCGCTGGAGGACCGCGAGAAACACGGCCAGCAGCTCCCGCTCCTGCTGATGCTCGACAACGGCTCGACGGCCGAGGACGTCCCGGCCTACGAGACGCTGGCCCACTACGACATCCCGATCATCGCCGTCGACCACCACCACCCCGACCCCGACGCGGTCGGCGACCTGCTCGACGCCCACGTCAACCCCTACCTCCACGACGAAGACTACCGAATCACCACGGGGATGCTCTGTGTCGAACTCGCGCGGATGATCTACCCCGACCTCACCGAGGAACTGCGCCACGTCCCCGCCGTCGCCGGCATCTCTGACCGCTCGAAGGCCGACGCGATGGACGACTACCTCGCGCTGGCCGCCGAGGAAGGCTACGACGAAGAGCGTCTGCAGGACGTCAGCGAGGCGCTGGACTACGCCGCCTTCTGGCTGCGCTACAACTCCGGCGATCAGCTGATCCAGGACCTGCTCCAGATCGACTCGGACGACGAGGACCGCCACCGCAAGCTCGTGGACTTCTTCGCCGAGCGCGCCCGCGAGGAAGTCGACGAACAGCTCGCGGCCGCGACTCCCCACCTCGAGCACGAGGAACTGGACAACGGCGCGCACCTCTACCGGATCGACGTCGAGAACCACGCCCACCGCTTTACCTACCCCGCGCCGGGGAAGACGACCGGCGAGATCCACGACCGCAAGATCGAGGAGACCGGCGACCCCGTGATCACCGTGGGCTACGGCCCGGACTTCGCCGTCCTGCGCTCCGACGGCGTCCGCCTGGACATCCCGCAGATGGTCTCGGAACTCGAGGCGGAGGTACCGGGCGGCGGCGTCTCCGGCGGGGGCCACCTCGTCGTCGGCTCGATCAAGTTCGTCAAGGGCAAACGCGAGGAAGTGATCGAGGCCCTGGTCGACAAGATGGAGGACGCCGAGATCGACGAGGAACTCTCGAGCGCGGCGCCGATCGACGACGACTGA
- a CDS encoding aldo/keto reductase, protein MTRLPQPGFGTSGHEGESCTEAVRTALETGYRHVDTAQMYDNERAVGRALEETDVDREDVFLATKVHPSNLAYDDVIETTEESLERLGVDAVDLLYVHWPVDAYDPEETLPAFDEVRDRGWTRHVGVSNFTVDLLEEAVDVLESPIAAHQIELHPQLQQDDLVSVARDHDVETVAYCPIAQGDVAEIDVLREIADAHDATPVQVALAWHYGRDGVVPIPKGTGDHIRENYEALDLKLSDDERRRIADLDAGERLIDPDRAAWNR, encoded by the coding sequence ATGACACGACTCCCGCAACCCGGGTTCGGAACCTCCGGCCACGAGGGCGAGTCCTGCACGGAAGCGGTCCGGACTGCCCTCGAGACGGGCTACCGCCACGTCGACACCGCACAGATGTACGACAACGAGCGCGCTGTCGGCCGCGCGCTCGAGGAGACCGACGTCGACCGCGAGGACGTCTTCCTCGCGACGAAGGTCCACCCCTCGAACCTCGCGTACGACGACGTGATCGAGACGACCGAGGAGAGCCTCGAGCGACTCGGCGTCGACGCCGTCGACCTGCTGTACGTCCACTGGCCCGTCGACGCCTACGACCCCGAGGAGACCCTCCCCGCGTTCGACGAGGTCCGCGACCGCGGCTGGACCCGCCACGTCGGCGTGAGCAACTTCACCGTCGACCTGCTCGAGGAGGCCGTCGACGTCCTCGAGTCCCCGATCGCAGCCCACCAGATCGAACTCCACCCGCAACTCCAGCAGGACGACCTCGTCTCGGTCGCCCGCGACCACGACGTCGAGACGGTCGCCTACTGCCCGATCGCGCAGGGCGATGTCGCCGAAATCGACGTCCTCCGGGAGATCGCCGACGCACACGACGCGACGCCGGTCCAGGTCGCGCTGGCCTGGCACTACGGGCGGGACGGCGTCGTCCCGATCCCGAAAGGCACCGGCGACCACATCCGGGAGAACTACGAGGCGCTCGACCTCAAGTTGAGCGACGACGAACGCCGGCGAATCGCCGACCTGGATGCCGGCGAGCGACTGATCGACCCGGATCGGGCGGCCTGGAACCGGTAG
- a CDS encoding class I SAM-dependent methyltransferase: MPTTAPFEEHAERYEGWFEEHGDAYRSELEALERLVPSTGRGLEIGVGSARFAAPLGIEVGIDPAEAMLERARERDVDAVRGVAESLPFRDGSFDTALIVTAICFVDDIPATLAEADRVLRPSGSLVIGYIDRESPVGRKYQEMKEHNPFYRDATFVSTDELVDRLEATGFTDFEYVQTIYHWLDEIDGPEPVEEGYGEGSFVGIRATR, from the coding sequence ATGCCCACGACGGCTCCGTTCGAGGAACACGCCGAACGCTACGAGGGCTGGTTCGAGGAACACGGGGACGCCTATCGGTCCGAACTCGAGGCGCTCGAGCGACTCGTCCCGTCGACCGGCCGCGGACTCGAGATCGGCGTCGGCAGCGCGCGGTTCGCTGCGCCCCTCGGGATCGAGGTCGGCATCGATCCGGCCGAGGCGATGCTCGAGCGCGCCCGCGAGCGGGACGTCGACGCGGTTCGCGGTGTCGCCGAATCCCTCCCGTTTCGGGACGGGAGTTTCGACACCGCGTTGATCGTGACTGCGATCTGTTTCGTCGACGATATTCCGGCGACGCTGGCCGAGGCCGATCGCGTCCTCCGGCCGTCGGGGAGCCTCGTGATCGGGTACATCGACAGGGAAAGTCCCGTCGGCCGCAAATACCAGGAGATGAAAGAGCACAACCCGTTCTACCGGGACGCGACGTTCGTTTCGACCGACGAACTCGTCGATCGACTCGAGGCGACCGGCTTCACTGACTTCGAGTACGTCCAGACGATCTACCACTGGCTCGACGAGATCGACGGCCCCGAGCCGGTCGAGGAGGGGTACGGCGAGGGCTCGTTCGTCGGGATCAGGGCGACCCGGTAG
- the hisC gene encoding histidinol-phosphate transaminase, whose amino-acid sequence MQPRDLSDHVAYEAGRGIEEVARELDRDPSEFVKLASNENPHGPSPAAAVAIRETASNVSSYPKAAHADLTAAIAEQWDVDDEQVWLANGGDGAIDYLSRAVLEPGDDVLVPAPGFAYYGMSARFHHGDVREYELSKADDFAQDAATVLESYDGDRMVYLTSPHNPTGSTIPLEDVAEIAERTDDETLVVVDEAYGEFADRDSALALIEGRNGFEARDDVAVLRTFSKAYGLAGIRLGYAVVPEEWGDAYARVNTPFAASELACRAGLAAIDDDEHVERTVGTARESRAYMREHLEAPVWESEGNFVLVDVGDAERVAEEAQRRGVIVRDCTSFGLPECIRITCGTEEETERAVETVNAVLAEVDSGAESESDPDSQEVTDA is encoded by the coding sequence ATGCAACCGCGAGACCTCTCCGACCACGTCGCGTACGAAGCCGGTCGGGGGATCGAGGAAGTCGCCCGGGAACTCGACCGGGACCCCTCCGAGTTCGTCAAACTCGCCTCGAACGAGAACCCCCACGGCCCCTCCCCTGCGGCCGCCGTCGCGATCCGCGAGACCGCCTCGAACGTCAGTTCCTACCCGAAAGCCGCCCACGCGGACCTCACCGCCGCCATCGCCGAGCAGTGGGACGTCGACGACGAGCAGGTGTGGCTGGCAAACGGCGGCGACGGCGCGATCGACTACCTCTCGCGGGCCGTCCTCGAGCCAGGCGACGACGTACTCGTCCCCGCACCCGGCTTCGCCTACTACGGGATGAGCGCCCGGTTCCACCACGGCGACGTCCGGGAGTACGAACTCTCGAAGGCCGACGACTTCGCACAGGACGCCGCGACCGTCCTCGAGTCCTACGACGGCGACCGGATGGTCTATCTCACCAGTCCGCACAACCCGACGGGATCGACGATCCCGCTCGAGGACGTCGCCGAGATCGCCGAGCGCACCGACGACGAAACGCTGGTCGTCGTCGACGAGGCTTACGGCGAGTTCGCGGACCGGGACAGCGCCCTCGCGCTGATCGAGGGCCGGAACGGGTTCGAGGCCCGCGACGACGTCGCCGTCCTCCGGACGTTCTCGAAGGCCTACGGCCTGGCCGGAATCCGGCTGGGGTACGCCGTCGTCCCCGAGGAGTGGGGCGACGCCTACGCCCGCGTGAACACCCCCTTCGCCGCCAGCGAACTGGCCTGCCGGGCCGGGCTGGCCGCCATCGACGACGACGAGCACGTCGAGCGGACGGTCGGGACGGCCCGCGAGTCCCGCGCGTACATGCGCGAACACCTCGAGGCTCCCGTCTGGGAGAGCGAGGGGAACTTCGTCCTCGTCGACGTCGGCGACGCCGAGCGGGTCGCCGAGGAAGCACAGCGACGGGGTGTCATCGTCCGCGACTGCACGAGTTTCGGGCTGCCGGAGTGTATCCGGATTACCTGCGGCACCGAGGAGGAGACCGAACGTGCGGTCGAGACGGTCAACGCGGTGCTCGCTGAGGTCGACTCGGGAGCCGAATCCGAATCCGACCCCGATAGCCAGGAGGTGACCGACGCGTGA